GGGAGCTGTTAAACGAACTGGAGCAGCAGGGACTGCGCAATTACCTGATCGGGCTGACGCTGGTCGTACTGGGGCTGCGCGTATCCGAGCTGACGGCGATGAAGTGGGGGGATTTCCATAAAGACCTGCTGGAGAGCTCTGTCTGGCTGACAGTGGAGAACGGCAAGGGTGGCAAGCCCAGAGAGATCAAGGTACCGCCAACCCTGTGGCAGCTATACGACCGCTTGTCTGCCAGCCTGTCTGGGAAAGGGGAGCTTGGCCCGGAGCAGCGGATGTTCCCGGTAACTCCCAGGCAGGTGGAGCGGATTATCAAACGTGCCGGAGCAGCATGCCAAATTGAGAAAAAGCTGACTCCGCACTGGCTGCGCCACACCAATGCGACGCTTGCGCTGCTGCATGGCGCATCACTTCAGCAGGTACAGGAATCGCTGGGCCATTCCCATATTAATACGACTCAGCGTTATCTTCATACCGTGCAGCAGCTTCAAAAGGCCGCCCCCGATTTTGTCGAGGACAGCCTGCGGATGTTTATTCAATAGACAAGGTTTGACAAAATGCCCTATAATAAACGCATTGCCGCTTGATTATGCGCGAGTGCGATAATATTCTGCTGTTATTACCCCGCAAAAGTCGCATAAGTGTTATTGTACGACAAAATTCGTCATGATATACATACAAGCTGGAGAAGGCCCCACACTGTGGGGTTTTTTGCTGTGCGGAGATATGGATATGAGCCTGGCTGCCCCGCCGGAGCATGGAAATTGTGGAAATTATCCTGCTGGCAGGTTGACACTGGGAATCACTGGTCATATACTGTGTATATAGATATATACAGTAAGCACAGAGAAGTGCACACTGAGGATAAGCGGATCTGCTGCCTGCCGCTCAAGACGAATAAAGCGAGGTTAGAGGTTATGACAACGTTACAACAAGCCTGGGTCATCGTCCGCAGTGAATTCCGCGGTGACCGGTGGAAGCTGCTGTGGGCGCTGCTGTTCTCCGTTCTGTTCATGGGGTACTTCTCGGCAATTACCGGAATGGTCATCGACGATACGCTCACGGCACATGAGAAGCAGCTGCTCAGCGATGTTCTGATGGTTACGATGATGCTTATGCTCACGATCTCCTTTTCCCGGCGGACGATGAAGTATATCTCGGAGGATTCCTATACCCGGATGCTGGCATATATGCGGGCCTTGCCGGTGCCTGTAGCTGCTATTCTCTGTAAAAGAAAGCTGGACACCCTGTTCGCTGTCGTCATGAACAGCACGCTGTTCTTCAGCCTGCTCTATGCGCTCAGCCCTGGAATACGCGCGGAGCTGTCACCTGTTTCGTATCTGGCTTTTGCCTTTACCTGGATTGGTTACAGTCTAATTATCGCAGGCATGTACATCATGATCGAGTTCTCGGTCAGCGGGGTCATGTACTTCTGGATCATCTCCGGCATCATGCTGCTGGCGCTTGGCGTGTCAGGGCTGGTCTATCTGGCAGGAGGTAATATTCTGCTCACTACAGTTGCTGTCTCCAAGTCATGGGCGCTGGGCTCTCCGCTGATGTGGGGGGCGCTGGTGGCGGGTGTGCTGTCCATACAGCTATTCTCCAAGTGGACGATTCACCGGCTGAAGAGCCGTGATCTTGTATGAGACAGGGCATAGCGTTCATCCGTGGACCGGGCCGGGAAGGCGGGTGTGAATAATGTGGATTCCGATACAGATTAATGAGAACAGTGCAGAGCCGCTGTACCATCAGATTGAGACGCAGCTGAGGTCGCTCATTATCTCCGGCGCGATAACCGAAGGGACGCTGCTTCCTTCCATCCGCGAATTCGCGGGTGACCTGAAGTGCAGTGTCATC
This region of Paenibacillus sp. FSL K6-1096 genomic DNA includes:
- a CDS encoding tyrosine-type recombinase/integrase encodes the protein MRQTESGSTLLSVVDPAEGHISDDQIVQMFVATCCTNVNTSRNYKRAIADFRKFLAGTSLRAVTWKEMEAYKIFLMRGGYSYPKQLAPASIAAFLAPLKSLYKWGSNQHIGIFEVNPALSVRIPKITVTSRKNFLTKREVGELLNELEQQGLRNYLIGLTLVVLGLRVSELTAMKWGDFHKDLLESSVWLTVENGKGGKPREIKVPPTLWQLYDRLSASLSGKGELGPEQRMFPVTPRQVERIIKRAGAACQIEKKLTPHWLRHTNATLALLHGASLQQVQESLGHSHINTTQRYLHTVQQLQKAAPDFVEDSLRMFIQ